AAAATATGACCACCTTTTGTGTACATTGCAGCCGCTCCGCCCCAACCGCTTGGGTATCTCTTTTGAATTAACTCAACTGCCGACTCAAACAATTTTTGTTCAATATTCACTATAATTCCTCCTGAATTCTTCTTAAACACTTCTGCCCAAGAGCGACAGAAGCACCATGACTTAGGACCGTATAATCATGCAATCCATCGACCGAGGAATTCTTCAGTTAATGCGCCCGATAGCTGAACAAGGAAGAGTCTAACGTGTCGATAAACTCTCCTTTGCACGGCTGGTTATTTTGCGGATAAAATCGCCCTTATTCTCCGTGTAAGCGTCTCTGTCGTGCTTATATATTTCAGCTAATTTTAGCTTCAGGCTCTCATACTCACTTGCAACAGATGGGTACATCCTCAGATAGTCCCTGAAATAGATTCTATCCCATAGAAATGCTTGATTCCTTGTACCCATATGGATATGAAACGATATTTCCTCTAAGCCCGTCGGAGTATACCCCTTTACGAACATCAAGTGCGAGGTTTGTTCTTGCATGAGGATATAGTTGTTTTCACTCATTTTACTGATGATTAACTCGTTGACTCCAGGTGCATCAGGTATCTCCACCAGAATATCAATTGTGGGTTTTGCCGATAGATTGGGTACAGCCGCACTTCCAATATGTTCTACACTCAAAGCTGTTTCCGGCCCAAGAATGTTTACAATTATGTTCCTCTCTTGTTCATACGATGTAGTCCATTTTGCGTCATACTCTACAACCGTGATGGGATATAGCTTCCCGAGTTCTTCTTTGTCCACCTCATACTCCTCCTTACTCGATTAGTACTAGGTTGGTGATGGTTCGGAAACGGCTCGCAGAGCGCGAGGGGAACGTATTTTGAAGGATTCGCTCCCGTTAACTGAAAAGGGAGCCTGCCTAAAGTCCCGATGAGAGGTTAATCAGCATGATGATTTTCGAAATCAATCCAATCTGATTTTTCCAATTCGTAAAAACATTCCCCGTTAAAATAATCGTATTGGGTTGATAGCCCCGAAATACTGCCAACTCGTCTTAAACCGATTTTTTCAAGGACACCTAGAGAAGCCAAATTATCCTTATCTGCGAACCCAACTATTTTATTAAGCTTCAGGTCGTAAACCCGTATTTCAGCAGAGCGTTAGCCGTTTCCGTTGCATACCCATTTCCCCAGTAATCGCAGTCAATACTATAAAGACTTCCGTAAGTGTGCGATCGAACTCCGGACCACCTAATCCGCAATACCCAATAACAACTCCAGATTCTTTCACTTGCACCGCAAAGAAATACCGGAACCCTTTAATAACCTGTTGGTCTGCATATAAGCTCTTCGCAAAGTTAAGGAAGTTATAGGCGTCATCCATACTCATCCAAGGTTCATCAGGAGTATATTTGGTCATTTCAGGTTTACTTTGGATCCTGTACATGGCCCTACAATCATTTTCAGTGAAAGGTCTAAGAATCAATCAGGATGTTTCGATTTTGAAATCTTGCGATATCATTTATTACGCCCCTTTAGCTTTCGACGATCCAACGTCTACTAAATACATTAGTAATCCTAATATACTTACTATTGCGTACTCCTGCCCTCTAATGCAATAAACACGGTGTATTGAACTTTGCATTTTCATACGATATGCCGAGCAATATTTTCTTGGATAAATGCCCCCCGTATACGCAAGTAGATTTCCTACGAGATTTCTACAAAAATGGTACGTCTCACAATTTCGAGAGACATGCCATCAGTTCATAACGACATAATCCATTCTTTGGTTGGGGCAGACTATAGGGCTTTCCGCCCTACATGCTCCGAAAACTGGAAACGTCTATGTAGCGTGCGACTTTTTACATAGTTGAAGCTTCCATCGTTTGTTTCATCGTCCT
This is a stretch of genomic DNA from Alicyclobacillus dauci. It encodes these proteins:
- a CDS encoding GrpB family protein — its product is MDKEELGKLYPITVVEYDAKWTTSYEQERNIIVNILGPETALSVEHIGSAAVPNLSAKPTIDILVEIPDAPGVNELIISKMSENNYILMQEQTSHLMFVKGYTPTGLEEISFHIHMGTRNQAFLWDRIYFRDYLRMYPSVASEYESLKLKLAEIYKHDRDAYTENKGDFIRKITSRAKESLSTR
- a CDS encoding GNAT family N-acetyltransferase, which gives rise to MILRPFTENDCRAMYRIQSKPEMTKYTPDEPWMSMDDAYNFLNFAKSLYADQQVIKGFRYFFAVQVKESGVVIGYCGLGGPEFDRTLTEVFIVLTAITGEMGMQRKRLTLC